A region from the Lolium perenne isolate Kyuss_39 chromosome 4, Kyuss_2.0, whole genome shotgun sequence genome encodes:
- the LOC127292897 gene encoding uncharacterized protein gives MPALHGPVLFVRPGAYPELKPCPKNAAGQFNNFLGCHAVCSSFEGHHVQKPHFVPSFRVNFARVSHYLHRSLNERTTRHWLHRFHVNASSDEEFRSSRNIATSLFKQYKNVIDRGGGDNIKGFVNAGVQAYALGCTEEGIRMELMDIKASGVEIEGLRSYGGGTSLSFKVRSFEVKECILWLSIVFITILCTPQPTIIRWSTSPPVSDDLLDQWKGFCALIANAYYTKGMAWLPVKTLQLEQMAVMGSSEEPSVVASRMQLVFSTLEVVSPQWPKV, from the exons ATGCCGGCGCTACATGGACCCGTTCTGTTTGTCAGGCCCGGTGCTTACCCTGAACTGAAACCGTGCCCAAAAAACGCTGCTGGTCAATTTAACAACTTCTTAGGTTGCCATGCGGTTTGTAGTTCCTTTGAAGGTCATCATGTACAGAAGCCACACTTTGTTCCTAGCTTCAGAGTTAACTTTGCGAGAGTCAGTCATTATCTTCACAGAAGCTTAAACGAGAGAACTACAAGGCATTGGCTG CACCGATTTCATGTTAATGCTTCATCAGACGAGGAGTTCCGTTCATCGCGTAATATAGCAACTAGCTTATTCAAGCAGTATAAGAATGTCATTGATCGAGGAGGTGGAGATAACATAAAA GGATTTGTTAATGCTGGAGTGCAAGCATATGCCCTAGGCTGTACAGAAGAGGGGATTAGAATGGAACTTATGGATATCAAAGCTTCTGGTGTCGAGATTGAAGGCCTGCGGTCTTATGGAGGAGGAACAAGCTTGAGCTTCAAAGTCCGTTCTTTCGAG GTGAAGGAATGCATTCTGTGGCTGAGTATAGTGTTCATTACAATACTGTGCACACCACAGCCAACAATCATCAGGTGGTCTACTTCCCCACCAGTGTCGGATGATCTGTTGGACCAGTGGAAAGGATTCTGTGCCCTGATAGCAAACGCGTACTATACAAAAGGCATGGCATG GCTGCCAGTGAAAACATTGCAGCTGGAACAAATGGCTGTCATGGGAAGTTCCGAGGAGccatcagtggtggcaagtcggaTGCAATTAGTTTTCAGTACATTAGAG GTAGTTAGTCCACAGTGGCCAAAAGTGTAA